The Lutra lutra chromosome 10, mLutLut1.2, whole genome shotgun sequence genome contains a region encoding:
- the PHLDB1 gene encoding pleckstrin homology-like domain family B member 1 isoform X3, whose protein sequence is MDALNRNQGGPGCKTQAMIKLLKGPLDLIETGKGLKVQTDKPHLVSLGSGRLSTAITLLPLEEGKTVIGSAARDISLQGPGLAPEHCYIENVRGTLTLHPCGNVCSIDGLPVRQPTRLTQGCMLCLGQSTFLRFNHPAEAKWMKSMIPAGGRAPGPPYSPGSAESESLVNGNHAPQPATRGPSACASHSSLVSSIEKDLQEIMDSLVLEEPGAAGKKPAATSPLSPMANGGRYLLSPPTSPGAMSVGSSYENTSPAFSPLSSPASSGSCASHSPSGQEPAPSMPPLVPARSSSYHLALQPPQSRPSGARASESPRLGRKGGHERPPSPGLRGLLTDSPAATVLAEARRATESPRLGGQLPVVAISLSEYPASGARSQPTSIPGSPKFQPPVPAPRNKIGTLQDRPPSPFRELPGTERVLTTSPSRQLVGRTFSDGSAARTLQPPESPRLGRRGLDSMRELPPLSPSLSRRALSPMPTRTAPDPKLPREVADSPRPRRWAAHGASPEDFSLTLGARGRRTRSPSPTLGESLAPRKGSFSGRLSPAYSLGSLTGASPRQSPRAQRKLSSGDLRVPVTRERKNSITEISDNEDDLLEYHRRQRQERLWEQEMERLERQRLETILNLCAEYSRADGGPEAGELPSIGEATAALALAGRRPSRGLSGATGRNAEEPGGATQRLWECVERSDEENLKEECSSTESTQQEHEDAPGTKLQGEVLALEEERAQVLGRVEQLKVRVKELEQQLQESAREAEMERALLQGEREAERALLQKEQKAMDQLQEKLVTLETGIQKERDKERAELATGRRHLEARQALYAELQTQVDNCPESVREQLQEQLRREAEALETETKLFEDLEFQQLERESRVEEERELAGQGLLRSQAELLRSITKRKERLAALDNQAGQIRAQAVQESERLARDKNASLQLLQKEKERLTVLEGRYNSLTGGRPFPKTTSTLKEYVTLEQLKVMWGSSPVPTAPAPGLPFWASASRDLVPTTCLPPALPSSSSASLTPSPKMEEPLPPAVDLEQWYQELMAGLGTGPAAASPRSSPPPLPAKASRQLQVYRSKMDGEATSPLPRTRSGPLPSSSGSSSSSSQLSVATLGRSPSPKSALLAQNGTGSLPRNLAATLQDIETKRQLALQQKGESLPAEPPPADSPAGQQVIEEQRRRLAELKQKAAAEAQCQWDALHGAAPFPPGPSGFPPLMHHSILHHLPAGRERGEDGEHAYDTLSLESSDSMETSISTGGNSACSPDTMSSASGLDVAKIEEMEKMLKEAHAEKSRLMESREREMELRRQALEEERRRREQVERRLQSESARRQQLVEKEVKMREKQFSQARPLTRYLPIRKEDFDLKTHIESSGHGVDTCLHVVLSSKVCRGYLVKMGGKIKSWKKRWFVFDRLKRTLSYYVDKHETKLKGVIYFQAIEEVYYDHLRSAAKSPNPALTFCVKTHDRLYYMVAPSAEAMRIWMDVIVTGAEGYTQFMN, encoded by the exons GCTGTATGTTGTGCCTGGGCCAGTCCACCTTCCTCCGTTTTAACCACCCAGCCGAAGCCAAGTGGATGAAGAGCATGATTCCGGCAGGAGGCCGGGCCCCAGGGCCCCCCTACAGTCCTGGCTCAG CAGAGTCCGAAAGCCTGGTGAATGGCAACCACGCCCCACAGCCTGCAACCCGGGGACCCTCCGCCTGTGCCAGCCACAGTTCGCTGGTGAGCTCTATTGAGAAGGACCTGCAGGAGATCATGGATTCACTGGTGCTAGAGGAGCCTGGAGCTGCTGGCAAGAAGCCTGCGGCGACTTCCCCACTGTCGCCCATGGCTAATGGTGGGCGCTACTTGCTGTCCCCACCAACCAGCCCTGGTGCCATGTCTGTGGGCTCCAGCTACGAGAACACCTCTCCAGCCTTCTCTCCACTCTCCTCACCGGCCAGCAGTGGAAGCTGCGCCAGCCACTCACCCAGCGGGCAGGAGCCAGCACCTTCTATGCCCCCGCTGGTTCCCGCCCGTTCCTCCAGCTACCATCTGGCCCTGCAGCCCCCACAGTCCCGGCCGAGCGGTGCCCGCGCCTCTGAGAGTCCCCGGTTGGGCAGGAAAGGGGGTCATGAGAGGCCTCCAAGTCCTGGCCTCCGAGGTCTGCTGACAGACAGCCCTGCAGCCACTGTCTTGGCGGAGGCCCGCAGAGCCACCGAGAGCCCCCGGCTGGGAGGACAGCTGCCCGTGGTGGCCATCAGCCTGAGTGAGTACCCGGCTTCCGGTGCCCGAAGCCAACCCACCAGCATTCCTGGCAGCCCCAAGTTCCAGCCTCCAGTCCCTGCTCCCCGAAACAAGATTGGCACACTCCAGGACCGCCCTCCCAGCCCTTTCCGTGAGCTGCCGGGCACCGAGCGGGTGTTGACGACCAGCCCCTCTCGCCAGCTGGTGGGCCGAACCTTTTCCGACGGGTCAGCTGCCCGCACCCTGCAGCCTCCCGAGAGTCCCCGCCTGGGCCGGCGTGGCCTGGACAGTATGCGAGAGCTCCCTCCGCTGAGCCCCTCTCTGTCCCGACGGGCACTCTCCCCCATGCCCACCAGGACGGCTCCAGATCCCAAGCTCCCCCGAGAAGTAGCAGACAGCCCCCGGCCCCGGCGCTGGGCCGCCCACGGGGCCTCACCGGAGGACTTCTCACTGACCCTGGGGGCTCGGGGCCGGAGGACACGGAGCCCCTCACCCACACTTGGGGAGTCCCTGGCACCCCGCAAGGGCAGCTTCAGCGGCAGGCTGAGCCCAGCCTATAGTCTGGGCTCTCTGACAGGGGCTTCGCCCCGCCAGAGCCCCCGTGCCCAGAGGAAGCTGTCCAGTGGGGACTTGCGGGTGCCTGTCACTCGGGAGCGGAAAAATAGCATCACGGAGATCAGTGACAATGAGGATGACCTCCTGGAGTACCACCGGCGCCAGCGCCAAGAACGGCTCTGGGAGCAGGAGATGGAGAGGCTG GAACGCCAGCGCCTGGAGACCATCCTGAACCTGTGTGCCGAGTACAGCCGGGCTGACGGTGGGCCTGAGGCTGGGGAGCTGCCCAGCATTGGGGAAGCCACTGCAGCATTGGCGCTGGCAGGCCGGAGGCCCTCCCGGGGCCTTTCAGGGGCCACTGGGAGGAATGCCGAGGAGCCTGGAGGGGCCACCCAGCGCCTGTGGGAGTGTGTGGAGCGCTCAGACGAGGAGAACCTCAAGGAGGAGTGTAGCAGCACGGAGAGCACCCAGCAGGAG caTGAAGATGCCCCTGGCACGAAGCTCCAGGGGGAGGTGCTGGCCCTGGAAGAGGAGCGGGCCCAGGTGCTGGGGCGCGTGGAGCAGCTCAAGGTCCGAGTGAAGGAGCTGGAGCAGCAGCTGCAGGAGTCGGCCAGAGAG GCCGAAATGGAGCGAGCATtgctgcagggggagagggaggcggAGCGGGCCCTGCTACAGAAGGAGCAGAAGGCAATGGACCAGCTGCAGGAGAAGTTGGTGACGTTGGAGACCGGCatccagaaggagagggacaag GAGAGGGCGGAGCTGGCCACGGGACGGAGGCACCTGGAGGCCCGCCAGGCGCTCTACGCCGAGCTCCAGACGCAGGTCGATAACTGCCCCGAGTCAGTGCGGGAACAGTTACAGGAGCAGCTGAGAAGG GAGGCCGAGGCCCTGGAGACGGAGACAAAGCTGTTTGAGGACTTGGAGTTCCAGCAGCTGGAGCGGGAGAGCCGAGTGGAGGAGGAGCGGGAGCTGGCGGGCCAGGGGCTGCTCAGGAGCCAGGCCGAGCTTCTCCGAAGCATCACCAAGAGGAAG GAGCGTCTGGCAGCCCTGGACAACCAGGCGGGCCAGATCCGGGCCCAGGCCGTGCAGGAGTCCGAGCGCCTGGCACGGGACAAGAACGCCTCCCTGCAGCTGCTACAGAAG GAGAAGGAAAGACTGACTGTGTTGGAGGGGAGATACAACTCGCTCACAGGAGGCAGGCCCTTCCCGAAGACCACGTCCACTCTCAAAGAG TACGTGACGCTTGAGCAGCTAAAGGTGATGTGGGGCTCCTCGCCCGTGCCCACAGCCCCTGCGCCAGGCCTGCCTTTCTGGGCCTCTGCCTCCCGGGACCTGGTTCCCACCACCTGCCTTCCTCCCGCgctgccctcttcctcctccgcTTCTCTCACACCTTCACCCAAG ATGGAGGAGCCGCTGCCCCCTGCTGTAGACTTAGAGCAGTGGTACCAGGAGCTGATGGCCGGGCTGGGGACCGGCCCCGCTGCAGCCTCCCCGCGCTCCTCTCCCCCGCCTCTGCCCGCCAAAGCTTCCCGGCAGCTGCAG GTTTACCGCTCCAAGATGGATGGTGAGGCCACCAGCCCCTTGCCCCGGACCCGCAGTggccccctcccctcttcctctggctcttcttcctcttcctcccagctCAGCGTGGCTACCCTGGGCCGGAGCCCCTCTCCAAAG agtgcTCTACTCGCCCAGAACGGGACAGGCAGCCTTCCTCGAAACCTGGCGGCCACGCTGCAGGACATTGAGACCAAGCGCCAGCTTGCCCTGCAGCAGAAGG GCGAGTCGCTTCCTGCCGAGCCCCCCCCAGCCGACAGCCCAGCAG GACAGCAGGTGATTGAGGAGCAGCGGCGGCGCCTGGCAGAGCTGAAGCAGAAGGCGGCGGCCGAGGCCCAGTGCCAGTGGGATGCCCTGCACGGGGCGGCCCCCTTCCCGCCGGGCCCCTCCGGCTTCCCCCCGCTCATGCACCACTCCATCCTGCACCACCTGCCGGCCGGCCGGGAGCGCGGGGAGGACGGCGAGCACGCCTACGACACGCTGAGCCTGGAGAGCTCGGACAGCATGGAGACCAGCATCTCCACAGGTGGCAACTCTGCCTGCTCGCCCGACACCATGTCCAG cgcCAGCGGCCTGGACGTGGCCAAGATCgaggagatggagaagatgcTGAAGGAGGCGCATGCCGAGAAGAGCCGGCTCATGGAGTCCAGG GAGCGGGAGATGGAGCTCCGGAGGCAGGCCCTCGAGGAGGAGCGGAGGCGGCGTGAGCAGGTGGAACGGAGGCTGCAGAGCGAGAGCGCCAGGAGGCAGCAGCTGGTGGAGAAGGAGGTCAAGATGCGGGAGAAACAGTTTTCCCAG GCCCGGCCCCTGACCCGCTACCTGCCGATCCGGAAGGAGGACTTTGACCTGAAGACCCACATCGAGTCCTCGGGCCACGGCGTCGACACCTGTCTGCACGTGGTGCTCAGCAGCAAG GTCTGCCGCGGCTACTTGGTCAAGATGGGCGGCAAGATTAAATCGTGGAAGAAGCGCTGGTTTGTCTTCGACCGGCTCAAGCGCACCCTTTCCTATTATGTGG ACAAGCACGAGACGAAGCTGAAGGGGGTCATCTACTTCCAGGCTATCGAGGAAGTGTACTACGACCACCTGCGCAGTGCAGCCAAG AGCCCGAACCCAGCCCTCACCTTCTGTGTGAAGACCCACGACCGGCTGTACTACATGGTGGCGCCGTCCGCGGAGGCCATGCGCATCTGGATGGATGTCATCGTCACCGGAGCCGAGGGCTACACACAGTTCATGAACTGA
- the PHLDB1 gene encoding pleckstrin homology-like domain family B member 1 isoform X6, with protein sequence MDALNRNQGGPGCKTQAMIKLLKGPLDLIETGKGLKVQTDKPHLVSLGSGRLSTAITLLPLEEGKTVIGSAARDISLQGPGLAPEHCYIENVRGTLTLHPCGNVCSIDGLPVRQPTRLTQGCMLCLGQSTFLRFNHPAEAKWMKSMIPAGGRAPGPPYSPGSAESESLVNGNHAPQPATRGPSACASHSSLVSSIEKDLQEIMDSLVLEEPGAAGKKPAATSPLSPMANGGRYLLSPPTSPGAMSVGSSYENTSPAFSPLSSPASSGSCASHSPSGQEPAPSMPPLVPARSSSYHLALQPPQSRPSGARASESPRLGRKGGHERPPSPGLRGLLTDSPAATVLAEARRATESPRLGGQLPVVAISLSEYPASGARSQPTSIPGSPKFQPPVPAPRNKIGTLQDRPPSPFRELPGTERVLTTSPSRQLVGRTFSDGSAARTLQPPESPRLGRRGLDSMRELPPLSPSLSRRALSPMPTRTAPDPKLPREVADSPRPRRWAAHGASPEDFSLTLGARGRRTRSPSPTLGESLAPRKGSFSGRLSPAYSLGSLTGASPRQSPRAQRKLSSGDLRVPVTRERKNSITEISDNEDDLLEYHRRQRQERLWEQEMERLERQRLETILNLCAEYSRADGGPEAGELPSIGEATAALALAGRRPSRGLSGATGRNAEEPGGATQRLWECVERSDEENLKEECSSTESTQQEHEDAPGTKLQGEVLALEEERAQVLGRVEQLKVRVKELEQQLQESAREAEMERALLQGEREAERALLQKEQKAMDQLQEKLVTLETGIQKERDKERAELATGRRHLEARQALYAELQTQVDNCPESVREQLQEQLRREAEALETETKLFEDLEFQQLERESRVEEERELAGQGLLRSQAELLRSITKRKERLAALDNQAGQIRAQAVQESERLARDKNASLQLLQKEKERLTVLEGRYNSLTGGRPFPKTTSTLKEMEEPLPPAVDLEQWYQELMAGLGTGPAAASPRSSPPPLPAKASRQLQVYRSKMDGEATSPLPRTRSGPLPSSSGSSSSSSQLSVATLGRSPSPKSALLAQNGTGSLPRNLAATLQDIETKRQLALQQKGESLPAEPPPADSPAGQQVIEEQRRRLAELKQKAAAEAQCQWDALHGAAPFPPGPSGFPPLMHHSILHHLPAGRERGEDGEHAYDTLSLESSDSMETSISTGGNSACSPDTMSSASGLDVAKIEEMEKMLKEAHAEKSRLMESREREMELRRQALEEERRRREQVERRLQSESARRQQLVEKEVKMREKQFSQARPLTRYLPIRKEDFDLKTHIESSGHGVDTCLHVVLSSKVCRGYLVKMGGKIKSWKKRWFVFDRLKRTLSYYVDKHETKLKGVIYFQAIEEVYYDHLRSAAKSPNPALTFCVKTHDRLYYMVAPSAEAMRIWMDVIVTGAEGYTQFMN encoded by the exons GCTGTATGTTGTGCCTGGGCCAGTCCACCTTCCTCCGTTTTAACCACCCAGCCGAAGCCAAGTGGATGAAGAGCATGATTCCGGCAGGAGGCCGGGCCCCAGGGCCCCCCTACAGTCCTGGCTCAG CAGAGTCCGAAAGCCTGGTGAATGGCAACCACGCCCCACAGCCTGCAACCCGGGGACCCTCCGCCTGTGCCAGCCACAGTTCGCTGGTGAGCTCTATTGAGAAGGACCTGCAGGAGATCATGGATTCACTGGTGCTAGAGGAGCCTGGAGCTGCTGGCAAGAAGCCTGCGGCGACTTCCCCACTGTCGCCCATGGCTAATGGTGGGCGCTACTTGCTGTCCCCACCAACCAGCCCTGGTGCCATGTCTGTGGGCTCCAGCTACGAGAACACCTCTCCAGCCTTCTCTCCACTCTCCTCACCGGCCAGCAGTGGAAGCTGCGCCAGCCACTCACCCAGCGGGCAGGAGCCAGCACCTTCTATGCCCCCGCTGGTTCCCGCCCGTTCCTCCAGCTACCATCTGGCCCTGCAGCCCCCACAGTCCCGGCCGAGCGGTGCCCGCGCCTCTGAGAGTCCCCGGTTGGGCAGGAAAGGGGGTCATGAGAGGCCTCCAAGTCCTGGCCTCCGAGGTCTGCTGACAGACAGCCCTGCAGCCACTGTCTTGGCGGAGGCCCGCAGAGCCACCGAGAGCCCCCGGCTGGGAGGACAGCTGCCCGTGGTGGCCATCAGCCTGAGTGAGTACCCGGCTTCCGGTGCCCGAAGCCAACCCACCAGCATTCCTGGCAGCCCCAAGTTCCAGCCTCCAGTCCCTGCTCCCCGAAACAAGATTGGCACACTCCAGGACCGCCCTCCCAGCCCTTTCCGTGAGCTGCCGGGCACCGAGCGGGTGTTGACGACCAGCCCCTCTCGCCAGCTGGTGGGCCGAACCTTTTCCGACGGGTCAGCTGCCCGCACCCTGCAGCCTCCCGAGAGTCCCCGCCTGGGCCGGCGTGGCCTGGACAGTATGCGAGAGCTCCCTCCGCTGAGCCCCTCTCTGTCCCGACGGGCACTCTCCCCCATGCCCACCAGGACGGCTCCAGATCCCAAGCTCCCCCGAGAAGTAGCAGACAGCCCCCGGCCCCGGCGCTGGGCCGCCCACGGGGCCTCACCGGAGGACTTCTCACTGACCCTGGGGGCTCGGGGCCGGAGGACACGGAGCCCCTCACCCACACTTGGGGAGTCCCTGGCACCCCGCAAGGGCAGCTTCAGCGGCAGGCTGAGCCCAGCCTATAGTCTGGGCTCTCTGACAGGGGCTTCGCCCCGCCAGAGCCCCCGTGCCCAGAGGAAGCTGTCCAGTGGGGACTTGCGGGTGCCTGTCACTCGGGAGCGGAAAAATAGCATCACGGAGATCAGTGACAATGAGGATGACCTCCTGGAGTACCACCGGCGCCAGCGCCAAGAACGGCTCTGGGAGCAGGAGATGGAGAGGCTG GAACGCCAGCGCCTGGAGACCATCCTGAACCTGTGTGCCGAGTACAGCCGGGCTGACGGTGGGCCTGAGGCTGGGGAGCTGCCCAGCATTGGGGAAGCCACTGCAGCATTGGCGCTGGCAGGCCGGAGGCCCTCCCGGGGCCTTTCAGGGGCCACTGGGAGGAATGCCGAGGAGCCTGGAGGGGCCACCCAGCGCCTGTGGGAGTGTGTGGAGCGCTCAGACGAGGAGAACCTCAAGGAGGAGTGTAGCAGCACGGAGAGCACCCAGCAGGAG caTGAAGATGCCCCTGGCACGAAGCTCCAGGGGGAGGTGCTGGCCCTGGAAGAGGAGCGGGCCCAGGTGCTGGGGCGCGTGGAGCAGCTCAAGGTCCGAGTGAAGGAGCTGGAGCAGCAGCTGCAGGAGTCGGCCAGAGAG GCCGAAATGGAGCGAGCATtgctgcagggggagagggaggcggAGCGGGCCCTGCTACAGAAGGAGCAGAAGGCAATGGACCAGCTGCAGGAGAAGTTGGTGACGTTGGAGACCGGCatccagaaggagagggacaag GAGAGGGCGGAGCTGGCCACGGGACGGAGGCACCTGGAGGCCCGCCAGGCGCTCTACGCCGAGCTCCAGACGCAGGTCGATAACTGCCCCGAGTCAGTGCGGGAACAGTTACAGGAGCAGCTGAGAAGG GAGGCCGAGGCCCTGGAGACGGAGACAAAGCTGTTTGAGGACTTGGAGTTCCAGCAGCTGGAGCGGGAGAGCCGAGTGGAGGAGGAGCGGGAGCTGGCGGGCCAGGGGCTGCTCAGGAGCCAGGCCGAGCTTCTCCGAAGCATCACCAAGAGGAAG GAGCGTCTGGCAGCCCTGGACAACCAGGCGGGCCAGATCCGGGCCCAGGCCGTGCAGGAGTCCGAGCGCCTGGCACGGGACAAGAACGCCTCCCTGCAGCTGCTACAGAAG GAGAAGGAAAGACTGACTGTGTTGGAGGGGAGATACAACTCGCTCACAGGAGGCAGGCCCTTCCCGAAGACCACGTCCACTCTCAAAGAG ATGGAGGAGCCGCTGCCCCCTGCTGTAGACTTAGAGCAGTGGTACCAGGAGCTGATGGCCGGGCTGGGGACCGGCCCCGCTGCAGCCTCCCCGCGCTCCTCTCCCCCGCCTCTGCCCGCCAAAGCTTCCCGGCAGCTGCAG GTTTACCGCTCCAAGATGGATGGTGAGGCCACCAGCCCCTTGCCCCGGACCCGCAGTggccccctcccctcttcctctggctcttcttcctcttcctcccagctCAGCGTGGCTACCCTGGGCCGGAGCCCCTCTCCAAAG agtgcTCTACTCGCCCAGAACGGGACAGGCAGCCTTCCTCGAAACCTGGCGGCCACGCTGCAGGACATTGAGACCAAGCGCCAGCTTGCCCTGCAGCAGAAGG GCGAGTCGCTTCCTGCCGAGCCCCCCCCAGCCGACAGCCCAGCAG GACAGCAGGTGATTGAGGAGCAGCGGCGGCGCCTGGCAGAGCTGAAGCAGAAGGCGGCGGCCGAGGCCCAGTGCCAGTGGGATGCCCTGCACGGGGCGGCCCCCTTCCCGCCGGGCCCCTCCGGCTTCCCCCCGCTCATGCACCACTCCATCCTGCACCACCTGCCGGCCGGCCGGGAGCGCGGGGAGGACGGCGAGCACGCCTACGACACGCTGAGCCTGGAGAGCTCGGACAGCATGGAGACCAGCATCTCCACAGGTGGCAACTCTGCCTGCTCGCCCGACACCATGTCCAG cgcCAGCGGCCTGGACGTGGCCAAGATCgaggagatggagaagatgcTGAAGGAGGCGCATGCCGAGAAGAGCCGGCTCATGGAGTCCAGG GAGCGGGAGATGGAGCTCCGGAGGCAGGCCCTCGAGGAGGAGCGGAGGCGGCGTGAGCAGGTGGAACGGAGGCTGCAGAGCGAGAGCGCCAGGAGGCAGCAGCTGGTGGAGAAGGAGGTCAAGATGCGGGAGAAACAGTTTTCCCAG GCCCGGCCCCTGACCCGCTACCTGCCGATCCGGAAGGAGGACTTTGACCTGAAGACCCACATCGAGTCCTCGGGCCACGGCGTCGACACCTGTCTGCACGTGGTGCTCAGCAGCAAG GTCTGCCGCGGCTACTTGGTCAAGATGGGCGGCAAGATTAAATCGTGGAAGAAGCGCTGGTTTGTCTTCGACCGGCTCAAGCGCACCCTTTCCTATTATGTGG ACAAGCACGAGACGAAGCTGAAGGGGGTCATCTACTTCCAGGCTATCGAGGAAGTGTACTACGACCACCTGCGCAGTGCAGCCAAG AGCCCGAACCCAGCCCTCACCTTCTGTGTGAAGACCCACGACCGGCTGTACTACATGGTGGCGCCGTCCGCGGAGGCCATGCGCATCTGGATGGATGTCATCGTCACCGGAGCCGAGGGCTACACACAGTTCATGAACTGA